Proteins encoded by one window of Lycium barbarum isolate Lr01 chromosome 11, ASM1917538v2, whole genome shotgun sequence:
- the LOC132616744 gene encoding glycolate oxidase 1: MEEITNVMEYEEIAKKKLPKMVYDYYASGAEDQWTLAENRNAFSRILFRPRILIDVSKIDMTTTVLGFKISMPIMVAPTAMQKMAHPDGEYATARAASAAGTIMTLSSWATSSVEEVASTGPGVRFFQLYVYKDRNVVAQLVRRAERAGFKAIALTVDTPRLGRREADIKNRFVLPPHLTLKNFEGLDIGTMDKANDSGLASYVAGQVDRTLSWKDVQWLQTITSMPILVKGVLTAEDARIAVQAGAAGIIVSNHGARQLDYVPATISALEEVVKGAQGRVPVFLDGGVRRGTDVFKALALGAAGIFIGRPVVFSLAAEGEAGVRKVLQMLRDEFELTMALSGCRSISEITRNHIVTDWDAPRAALPAPRL, translated from the exons ATGGAGGAAATTACCAATGTTATGGAGTATGAGGAGATTGCCAAGAAAAAGTTGCCAAAGATGGTTTATGACTACTATGCCTCGGGGGCTGAGGACCAGTGGACTCTGGCTGAGAACAGAAATGCCTTCTCAAGAATTCT GTTTAGGCCCCGTATTCTCATTGATGTGAGCAAAATTGACATGACCACCACAGTGCTAGGATTCAAGATTTCAATGCCTATCATGGTTGCACCTACAGCCATGCAGAAAATGGCACATCCTGATG GGGAGTATGCTACAGCAAGAGCAGCATCAGCAGCAGGGACAATCATG ACATTGTCATCTTGGGCCACTTCCAGTGTCGAGGAGGTTGCTTCAACAGGACCTGGCGTTCGTTTCTTCCAGCTTTAT GTCTACAAGGACAGGAATGTTGTTGCTCAACTTGTGAGAAGAGCTGAAAGGGCAGGTTTCAAGGCTATAGCCCTTACAGTTGATACCCCAAGGCTCGGACGTAGAGAAGCTGATATTAAGAACAG ATTTGTTTTGCCACCACATTTGACTCTGAAAAACTTTGAAGGGTTGGACATTGGCACAATGGACAAA GCCAATGATTCTGGATTAGCTTCGTATGTTGCTGGTCAAGTTGATCGCACTTTGAGTTGGAAG GATGTACAGTGGCTGCAGACTATCACTTCGATGCCAATCCTGGTAAAGGGTGTACTTACCGCTGAGGATG CTAGGATTGCAGTTCAGGCTGGAGCAGCTGGTATCATTGTTTCAAACCATGGTGCTCGCCAACTTGATTATGTCCCTGCGACAATCTCGGCTCTTGAAGAG GTTGTGAAAGGTGCACAAGGCAGGGTCCCTGTATTCTTGGATGGAGGTGTCCGTCGTGGAACAGATGTCTTCAAAGCGTTGGCACTTGGAGCTGCAGGCATTTTT ATTGGAAGGCCAGTAGTTTTCTCATtggctgctgaaggagaagctggcGTCAGAAAAGTGCTGCAAATGTTGCGCGATGAGTTTGAGCTAACTATGGCACTGAGTGGCTGTCGCTCAATCAGCGAGATTACCCGGAACCACATTGTCACTGACTGGGACGCCCCACGCGCTGCTCTTCCAGCCCCAAGGCTGTGA